GGCCGGACGCGATGCGCCCCCCTTCGAGTCCTCGCGCCGAGAGCCAGCCCATGGCATGCGCCGCGTGCGGGGCGGCGATCGAGCCCGCGCCGGCGGCGCCGACGGCGGTGAGAAACGAGCGGCGGGAGATGGGCATCGGCATCAGGGCGAGGGTGGCGAACCGCGGTCGAATGTACCCCTCGTCCTCCACCGCGTCGACGCGCGTTCGGGCACCGATGCATCGCGCGATGACCGGCGCGACTCGGCCTTCTCATTCGCCGCCGACGCGCCCGAAACTGCGGGGCGAACAGAGGCCGAAGACCCATCGAGGGGTGGATGTCGGCAACTGGCACGGGGTGGCGGCCAAAACCTGTTCGCAAGTATCGATGCCGCAATGCGTTACGAACTGGCCCGAGAGTTGATTTCCCCCGACGGCCCGGGTACCTTTCGCCCCTCTCGACCACGTGGCTTCGTCCCCGTACTTCGGCCTCATGACTGCGCCTCACCAACGCGAGCGGATCGTCCCCCGGCTCATCGACGAAGAGATCAAGGAATCGTTCATCAATTACTCGATGAGCGTCATCGTCTCGCGCGCCCTTCCCGACGTGCGAGACGGTCTCAAGCCGGTGCACCGTCGCGTGCTGTACGCGATGAACGAGTTGGGCCTCACCCCTGGGCGCCCGTTCAAGAAGTCGGCGACCGTCGTCGGCGACGTGTTAGGCAAGTACCACCCGCACGGCGACTCGTCGGTGTACGACGCGCTTGTGCGCATGGTGCAGGAGTTCTCGCTCCGCTATCCGCTGGTGGACGGGCAGGGGAACTTCGGCTCCATCGAAGGCGACTCGGCCGCCGCGTACCGATACACCGAGGCGCGCCTCACGCAGATGGCCGTCGACATGCTGGCCGACATCGACAAGAACACCGTCGACTTCGCGCCAAACTTCGATGACCGGCTGCAGGAGCCCAAGGTCCTCCCGGCGTCGTTCCCCAATCTCCTCGTCAACGGCTCGTCAGGCATCGCCGTCGGCATGGCGACCAACATCCCGCCGCACAACCTGCGCGAGATCGTCGCCGCTACCATCGCCCTCATCGACAATCCCGAGCTCGACGCCACGGAGCTCCGCAAGTTCGTGAAGGGGCCCGACTTCCCGACGGGTGGTTTCATCTACGGCCGCGCCGGAATCAAGGACTACCAGGAGACCGGGCGCGGCAAGATCGTCATGCGCGCCCGCGCGATGATCGAGGAGAAGGAGTCGAACGGCCGCTCGCAGATCGTCATCACCGAGGTGCCCTACCAGGTGAACCCGATCCGCATCGTCGAGAGCATCGTCGAGCTGGTGAAGGAAAAGAAGCTCGAGGGGATCAGCGACCTGCGCAACGAGTCCGACAAGGACGGCATGCGCATCGTCGTCGAGCTCAAGCGGGATGCAATTCCGCGTGTGGTGCTCAACCAGCTCTACAAGCACACGCAGATGCAGGCGTCGTTTGGTGTGATCATGCTGGCGCTCGTCCCTGATCCGCACACGCGCCAGCTGGTCCCCAAGGTCATGCCGCTCAAGGACGTGCTGGCGCACTACATCGCGCACCGGCACGAGGTCATCGTCCGCCGCACGCAGTACGACCTCGACAAGGCACTCGAGCGCGAACACATCCTCGAAGGATTGAAGATCGCCGTCGACAACATCGACGAGGTGATCAAGATCATTCGCAGCGCCGAGGACACGCCGAGTGCGAGCGCGACGCTGCAGGCGCGCTTCAAGCTCTCCGAGCGGCAGGCCGAGGCGATCCTCAACATGCGCCTCGCCAAGCTCACCGGCCTCGAGATCGAGAAGCTGGAAGAGGAGCTGGCCGAAGTGCAGGCCACCATCGCCGAACTGCGCGGGATCCTGGAGTCGAAGGAACGCCGCCTGGCGTTGATGAAGTCGGAACTGTCGACCGTCGCCGAGAAGTACGGCGACGAGCGCCGCACCGAAATCACCAGCGACGACGGCGAGTTCACCATCGAGGACCTGATCGCCGAAGAAGACATGGTCGTGACCGTGTCGCACTCCGGCTACATCAAGCGCACGTCGATCTCCACCTATCGAAAGCAGCGCCGTGGCGGGACGGGCTCGTCAGGCGCCGACCTGCGCGAAGGCGACTTCATCGAACGGCTGTACGTCGGCTCCACGCACGACTACATCCTCGTCTTCACGGATGACGGGCGCTGTTACTGGCTCAAGGTCTACGAGATTCCGCAGGCGGGGCGCGCGACCAAGGGGAAGCCGATCGTCAACCTGATCAACACGACGCCTGACACGAAGATCCAGTCGATGGTCTTCGTGCGCGACTTCCCGAAGGACCAGTACCTGCTCTTCTGCACCAAGAACGGAACCGTGAAGAAGTCGGCGCTGAGCGAGTATGCCAATCCGCGCTCGACCGGGATCAAGGCGATCAAGATCGAGGAGGGCGACGAGCTCATCGACGTTCAGATCACGCACGGGACCAACGATATCGTGCTGGCCACCAAGCACGGGCTCTCGGTGCGCTTCCATGAGAGCGACGTGCGCGAAATGGGGCGCGACACCACCGGCGTGAAGGGGGTCGAGCTGCGTCCCGATGACCGCGTGGTCGGCATGGTGGTGATCAAGCGCGAAGCCACGTTGATGGTCGTCACGAGCAAGGGGCTCGGAAAGTGCTCGCACATCGACGAGTACCGCGTGCAGAAGCGCGGGGGTAAGGGCATCCTGACGCTCAACCGGACCGAGAAGACCGGCGACGTCGTCGCCCTCATGGAAGTGCTGGCCGAGGACGAGATCATGATCATCACCCGCACGGGAATGGTGATCCGCTCCCCCGTCTCGCAGGTGCGGGTGGCCGGGCGCAACACGCAGGGAGTGAAGCTGGTGAACCTCGACGGCACCGACATTGTGGTCGCGGTGGCGCGTGTGGTCCCCGACGACAAGGATGAAGCAGACGACGGCGCTGACGCGGCGGCCCCGGCCGACGGCGGGGAGCTGAAGCTGGAGAGCGAGGAGTAACAGACCGGCTTTCGGTCGGAGGCTAGCATGACCAGGCACGCGATGACCCGGCCCCTTTGGGGCCGGGTCTTCCAGGGAATTGCAACGGGGAGTTGGCTGCTGGCAACGGCGGTCTGCTCCCCGTTGTGCGCCCAGCAAGTGACGACCACCACGCTCAAAGCCCCCCTCGCCGAGCACCCGGAACCGCTGACGCAGCCAACCGCGCTCCTCGAACTCCGCGATGGTCGCGTCCTCGTCGCCGACTCCAAGGACCGACTCCTCTTCATCTATGACTTCGCCAAGGAGACCGCCACTCAGGTCTCGCGGCAGGGGAGCGGTCCACTCGAGTATCAGCTTCCGAGCGGGATCTTCGATGCGGGCGACTCGATCATCGTGCTCGACTTTCTGCAACAGCGCATGCTGATCCTCGATGACAAGGGGGGGCCGTTGCGCACGCATCGCCTGGTGCCCGCCGGCGATGCAACCGCCGCCATCATCAAGCTCGGGGCCATCTTCGGACTCGATGCCCGAGGGCGCTTCTACTCTGAGTCGCGCGGGCTGACGATGGTGCAGGGGAAGTTGCCAACCGTGAGCGACACCGTCGCCCTGGTACGATGGGCGTCGCTGGGCGGGCGCGGCGATACCCTAGCCGTTCGTGTCGAACACACGCCGCCGCCCAAGATGTCGGGCAACCCGACCGACGGCCTCAATATCAAGCTCTCGATGACCGCCTTCGAGCTTCGCGATTCCTGGGCGCTCTTCCCCAGTGGCGTCGTCGCCGTTGCGCGGGCGTCGGACTACCACACCGAATGGATCGACGCAGCGGGGCGCAAGAAGGTCGGACCCCGCGTTGCCTATACGCCGCTGACCGTGACCGAGGCCGACAAGGCCCTCGCCCGAAAGGCGACGCGTGAAGCCGCCGAGCAGGGACTCAAGCTCGGCGCTTCGATGGCCGCCGGGAGCGGCCAGAAGATGCCCCGGATCAAGATGGATGTGGAGGAGCCGGCGGCCTGGCCCACGGTCAAACCGCCATTCGCGGGCGTCCGGGCCGCGCCGGACGGGCGGCTGTGGGTGACGCGGATGATCGCCGGGGCCAGCGACATCGCCGAGTACGACGTCCTTGCGCCTGGCGGGAAGCTCGAGCGCAAGGTCCGGCTCCCCAAGGACGTCACCTTGCTGGGCTTCGGGAAGGGGGTGCTGTATGGCGTCCGGAAGGACGAGGACGATCTGCGCTACCTGCAGCGCTACCGCGCGCCGTAACGCTCTCGCCCTCCTCTCGCCCTCCTCTCGCCCTCCTCTCGCCCAACGGGCGCGGCGGAGCGGGGGGCATCGCATTCGCAGGTTTTCGGCGGGAATCCCCGCCGGGCATGGCGCACTTTGCTTCGCCTACCCGATCGAGGGGGGGGCTCCCCGGCGGTCGTGACGAGGGGTGATGGTGGAGGGACAAACGGCGCGCCGACGGTACAGGATCCGGCGTTGGGCGGGAATCTGCGACGATTGCACACTCAGATATTGCGACACCCTCGCGGAAGGCGTAGGATAGCGCGCGCTACCCGCCGTTTTTGTATACACAACGGTATGCCCCGAGAATCCGGGGGTCGCCTCCCGCGCTCACGCGCATCCGGATTCGCTTGGACACCTCTCCCCCCCAACCCCAGGAGGCGTCATGAGCAGTTCCCTTGTTCGCGGACTGATGGCCGTCGCTGCGTTGACCGGCCTCGCGACAGCGAGCGTGGGCGCCCAGCAGGGCGCCGGCACTCGCGTCACCGGCCGAGTCACCGACAAAGACGGAGGATTGCCCATCGATGGCGCGCAGGTGCGCGTCGACGGGAGCACGATCGGTACCATCACCAGTGCGGACGGACGGTTCGCCCTGCTGCGACTGCAGCCGGGCAACTACCAGCTGCGCGTGGTGCGCATCGGGTACCTGTCCGACGTGAAGTCGGTTTCCGTCACGGCGAACCAGACGACGACGGTTGACTTCGTCCTCACGAAGGCGCCGTACCAGCTCGAAGCGGTCGTCACGACGGCCACCGGTCAGCAGCTCACGCGCGAGCTGGGCAACTCGATCGCCAAGATCGACGCCGCCGAGCTCGTGTCCAAGGCGCCGATCACGCAGATGCAGGACGTCCTCAACGGACGTACCGCCGGCGTGACGATGATCGCGTCGAACGGGACGGTCGGCGGTGGCGCCCGCGTCCGCGTCCGCGGCCTTTCCTCGGCGTCGCTCTCCAACGATCCCCTCCTCATCATCGACGGGGTTCGCATGGAGCAGGGGAGCCCGGACATCTCGGGCAAGCTCGGCGACACGTACGTGGGCGGCGGCAGCCCCAACTTCCTGAACAACCTCAATCCCGACGACATCGAGTCGATGGAGATCGTGAAGGGCCCCTCCGCGGCAACCCTCTACGGCACCCAGTCGGCCAACGGCGTCATCGTGATCACGACCAAGAAGGGGCGCCAGACGGCGCCGCGCTGGTCGGTGTTCGGCAGCGGTGGCACCTCCGAGAACACCTACGATTACGGCGGCCAGTACTACAACAAGGGCGTCAACAAGGCGAACGGTCGCGAGATCGACTGTACGCTCGCCCGCGAGGCGAGCGGCGTCTGCACGCTGACGCAGCAGTACTCGCGCAACCTGTTGATGGATGCGGAGACGTCGCCGTTCAAGACGGGCAATCGCCAGTCCTATGGCGCGCAGGTGTCGGGCGGCACGGAGTCGCTGCGCTACTTCGTCAGCGGCACGTGGGAAAACGAGATCGGCGTGTTGCAGATGCCCGATGCCGAAATCGACTCGCTGATCGCGAGCCGCGGCACCCCGTCGATCCCGCGTTGGCAGCGCCTCCCGAACCAGCTGGCCAAGACGAGCCTTCGCGGCAACTTCGGCATGCCGGTGTGGGGCAACGGCGACCTGTCGCTCTCGAGCGGCTTCATCTCGTCGTCCAACATCATTCCGCAGACGGGCGACAACCTGTACGGCGTGATCGGCTCCGGCCTGTTTGGCACCGCCAACCCGGCGGCGCCGAACGCGTGGGGCTTCGCGACGCCGGGACAGGCGTTCTCGCGTGCGACGACGCGCGACGTGCGTCAGTTCATCAACTCGATCTCGGCCAACTGGAAGCCGCGCGACTGGCTCGCGACGCGCGCCATCGTCGGCCTCGACTTCATGAACTGGCAGGACGCGGCCAAGATCCGTACGGGCGAGGGCTGCCCGTTCTGCGGCGTCGAGGTCGATGGTCTTCGCGCCGTGAATCGATACAACAACGAGCGCTACTCCGTTGACGCCGGCGCCACGGTCACCAAGACCGTCTGGAACGACTTCAACAGCAAGACCGCGTTTGGTGCGCAGTGGAACCGCGACGGTCGCTTCGTGACGTTCAACAGCGCCAAGGTCCTCCCGCCGGGCGGTTCGACGATCGACGCCGGCGCCCAGAAGACCTCGGGCGAGCAGACCACCGAGTTCGTCACCTTCGGTGTGTACGTGGAGCAGCAGATCGGGTGGAAGGACAAGCTGTTCGTCACCGGCGCCGTGCGCCGCGACCAGAACAGCGCCTTCGGCCAGGACTTCGGCGCCGCGGTCTATCCCAAGGCGACGCTGTCGTGGGTGGCCCGCGAGAACAGCGGGGCCAAGTGGGTCAACAACTTCCGTCCGCGCCTTGCGTGGGGTGTCTCGGGGCAGCAGCCGACGGCCAATGCCTCGATCACCTTCCTCAACCCGGTCACGGCCACGCTGCTCAGCGGCGAGGCACCGGCCGCGGTCTTCGGGGCCCAGGGGAACAACGACCTCAAGCCCGAGCGCTCGCGTGAAATCGAGGGCGGCTTCGACTTCGCCACGCTGCGCAACCGCGTGTCGTTGCAGGTGACGTACTACGACAAGCGCACCGACGACGCCATCGTGCAGCGCGACATCTCGCCGTCGCAGACGGCCGGCCGCGCCATCTTCGACAACGTCGGCGTGGTGAGCAACAAGGGGCTCGAAGTCTCGTTCAACGCCCGCGTGCTCGACTACAACAACCTGCAGTATGACGCCCAGATCGAGGCGTCGTGGAACAAGAACGAACTCGTCTCGCTTGCACCTGGCATCAAGCCGTTCGGCGGCTTCGGCTACCAGAACGCGCCGGGGCGCCCGCTGTTCTCGAACTACTGGCCGAACATGACCGGGTTCAAGGACGCCAACGGCGACGGCGTCATCGTCCCGAGCGAAGTGACCACCACGACCGGGCCGGTCTACGGTGGCCCGAGCGTGCCGAGCCGCACGTTCGCGCTCAACAACACGGTCGGCCTGCTCAAGAACAAGCTCCGCATCAACGGGCTGCTCGACTATCGTGGTGGCAACATCATGCACCAGATCTCCGACGGCTTCGCCTGCGCGTTAGGCCCGAACAACTGCGCCGACACGCACGTGAAGGGGACGCCGCTCGATCGTCAGGCCCGCGCGGTGATCGCCGGCGCCGCCCTGGGCGCCTACTGGGAGAAGGGTGACTTCATCCGCCTCCGCGAAGTGTCGGCCACGTACACGCTGCCGAAGACCGTCACGACGCTGCTCAAGTCGCGTGAGTCGAGCATCGTCTTCTCCGGCCGCAACATCTGGATGTGGACCAAGGAGTTCTCCGGTGCCGACCCCGAGTCGCAGACGCAGGGGACCGACGCCACGCCGTACTCCTTCGTGCAGCTGGGCCAGCCGCGCTACTTCACCGTTCGCGTCAACCTGAACTACTGATGCGTTCCGACCACACGACTAACCGACTGGAGCATGACATGAACACAGTGCTTCCTCGTGTGCGCCGGACCACCGGCCACACCATGAGTCGCGCCGTCCTCGCGCTGGCGCTCGTTGCCAGCGCAGGATGCTCGACGGACAAGATCCTCAAGGTCGACCGCCCCGACATCATCGATCCGGGTGGACTCAGCAACGCCACTGGCGTCACCGCGCTGTATGCGGGCGTCATCGGCGACTTCTCGTTCCTCAACGCCGGTACCCTGGGCATCATCTCCGCCACGGGGCTGCTGACCGATGAGTTCCGGTTTGGCGCCACGCCGCCGGAAGTGCGCCAGATGGACCAGCGGGCCGCGCCCGAATCCAACACGCTCGTCGCGCAGTTCTACCTGCAGACGCAGATGCTGCGCGGGCAGGCCGATCGCGCGTCGGCGGCGCTCAAGGCCGTCAGCGCCACCGACCCGCGCGTCGGCGAAATGGAGGCGATGTCGGGCTACGCACACATCATGCTGGGCGAGATGTTCTGCTCAGGCGTGCCCCTCGGGACCCCGGGAGTCGATGGTACCCCGCAGACGACGACGGCGGTG
The window above is part of the Gemmatimonadota bacterium genome. Proteins encoded here:
- a CDS encoding SusC/RagA family TonB-linked outer membrane protein — its product is MSSSLVRGLMAVAALTGLATASVGAQQGAGTRVTGRVTDKDGGLPIDGAQVRVDGSTIGTITSADGRFALLRLQPGNYQLRVVRIGYLSDVKSVSVTANQTTTVDFVLTKAPYQLEAVVTTATGQQLTRELGNSIAKIDAAELVSKAPITQMQDVLNGRTAGVTMIASNGTVGGGARVRVRGLSSASLSNDPLLIIDGVRMEQGSPDISGKLGDTYVGGGSPNFLNNLNPDDIESMEIVKGPSAATLYGTQSANGVIVITTKKGRQTAPRWSVFGSGGTSENTYDYGGQYYNKGVNKANGREIDCTLAREASGVCTLTQQYSRNLLMDAETSPFKTGNRQSYGAQVSGGTESLRYFVSGTWENEIGVLQMPDAEIDSLIASRGTPSIPRWQRLPNQLAKTSLRGNFGMPVWGNGDLSLSSGFISSSNIIPQTGDNLYGVIGSGLFGTANPAAPNAWGFATPGQAFSRATTRDVRQFINSISANWKPRDWLATRAIVGLDFMNWQDAAKIRTGEGCPFCGVEVDGLRAVNRYNNERYSVDAGATVTKTVWNDFNSKTAFGAQWNRDGRFVTFNSAKVLPPGGSTIDAGAQKTSGEQTTEFVTFGVYVEQQIGWKDKLFVTGAVRRDQNSAFGQDFGAAVYPKATLSWVARENSGAKWVNNFRPRLAWGVSGQQPTANASITFLNPVTATLLSGEAPAAVFGAQGNNDLKPERSREIEGGFDFATLRNRVSLQVTYYDKRTDDAIVQRDISPSQTAGRAIFDNVGVVSNKGLEVSFNARVLDYNNLQYDAQIEASWNKNELVSLAPGIKPFGGFGYQNAPGRPLFSNYWPNMTGFKDANGDGVIVPSEVTTTTGPVYGGPSVPSRTFALNNTVGLLKNKLRINGLLDYRGGNIMHQISDGFACALGPNNCADTHVKGTPLDRQARAVIAGAALGAYWEKGDFIRLREVSATYTLPKTVTTLLKSRESSIVFSGRNIWMWTKEFSGADPESQTQGTDATPYSFVQLGQPRYFTVRVNLNY
- a CDS encoding 6-bladed beta-propeller, with the protein product MTRPLWGRVFQGIATGSWLLATAVCSPLCAQQVTTTTLKAPLAEHPEPLTQPTALLELRDGRVLVADSKDRLLFIYDFAKETATQVSRQGSGPLEYQLPSGIFDAGDSIIVLDFLQQRMLILDDKGGPLRTHRLVPAGDATAAIIKLGAIFGLDARGRFYSESRGLTMVQGKLPTVSDTVALVRWASLGGRGDTLAVRVEHTPPPKMSGNPTDGLNIKLSMTAFELRDSWALFPSGVVAVARASDYHTEWIDAAGRKKVGPRVAYTPLTVTEADKALARKATREAAEQGLKLGASMAAGSGQKMPRIKMDVEEPAAWPTVKPPFAGVRAAPDGRLWVTRMIAGASDIAEYDVLAPGGKLERKVRLPKDVTLLGFGKGVLYGVRKDEDDLRYLQRYRAP
- the gyrA gene encoding DNA gyrase subunit A, which encodes MTAPHQRERIVPRLIDEEIKESFINYSMSVIVSRALPDVRDGLKPVHRRVLYAMNELGLTPGRPFKKSATVVGDVLGKYHPHGDSSVYDALVRMVQEFSLRYPLVDGQGNFGSIEGDSAAAYRYTEARLTQMAVDMLADIDKNTVDFAPNFDDRLQEPKVLPASFPNLLVNGSSGIAVGMATNIPPHNLREIVAATIALIDNPELDATELRKFVKGPDFPTGGFIYGRAGIKDYQETGRGKIVMRARAMIEEKESNGRSQIVITEVPYQVNPIRIVESIVELVKEKKLEGISDLRNESDKDGMRIVVELKRDAIPRVVLNQLYKHTQMQASFGVIMLALVPDPHTRQLVPKVMPLKDVLAHYIAHRHEVIVRRTQYDLDKALEREHILEGLKIAVDNIDEVIKIIRSAEDTPSASATLQARFKLSERQAEAILNMRLAKLTGLEIEKLEEELAEVQATIAELRGILESKERRLALMKSELSTVAEKYGDERRTEITSDDGEFTIEDLIAEEDMVVTVSHSGYIKRTSISTYRKQRRGGTGSSGADLREGDFIERLYVGSTHDYILVFTDDGRCYWLKVYEIPQAGRATKGKPIVNLINTTPDTKIQSMVFVRDFPKDQYLLFCTKNGTVKKSALSEYANPRSTGIKAIKIEEGDELIDVQITHGTNDIVLATKHGLSVRFHESDVREMGRDTTGVKGVELRPDDRVVGMVVIKREATLMVVTSKGLGKCSHIDEYRVQKRGGKGILTLNRTEKTGDVVALMEVLAEDEIMIITRTGMVIRSPVSQVRVAGRNTQGVKLVNLDGTDIVVAVARVVPDDKDEADDGADAAAPADGGELKLESEE